One window of the Arthrobacter sp. zg-Y919 genome contains the following:
- a CDS encoding YcnI family protein yields MRNSSSILLAAGGTAALMALGLAPAAAHVHVTPDTTGAGETALLTFDLSHGCEGSPTTALTFTLPDALVDATPTAHAGWEIKKVTEELAEPQTLPNGSQVSSRTSEIVYTAKEPLADGVRDTIALSVVLPDAEDTTLAFPVRQTCAEGETDWSQIPAEGQSGHDLDSPAPAVTITEADDDGHGDGAGHGSAAGASQERASDRQDDNDSEAAEIAGYVGLGAGLLGLAAGVTALIRTRGRSKA; encoded by the coding sequence ATGCGCAATTCCTCCTCCATCCTCCTTGCCGCCGGCGGCACCGCCGCCCTGATGGCACTCGGCCTGGCACCTGCCGCCGCCCACGTCCACGTCACGCCCGACACCACCGGCGCCGGCGAGACCGCACTGCTGACCTTCGATCTCTCGCACGGCTGCGAGGGCTCACCCACCACCGCCCTGACCTTCACCCTCCCGGACGCACTCGTGGACGCCACCCCCACGGCGCATGCGGGCTGGGAGATCAAGAAGGTCACCGAGGAACTGGCAGAACCGCAGACCCTGCCCAACGGCTCGCAGGTCAGCTCGCGGACCAGTGAAATTGTTTACACCGCCAAGGAACCCCTGGCTGACGGCGTCCGGGACACCATCGCACTGAGTGTGGTCCTGCCCGACGCCGAAGACACCACCCTCGCCTTCCCCGTCCGGCAGACCTGCGCGGAAGGCGAAACGGACTGGTCCCAGATCCCCGCCGAAGGCCAGTCCGGCCATGACCTTGATTCCCCCGCACCGGCCGTGACCATCACTGAAGCGGACGACGACGGGCACGGGGACGGCGCGGGTCACGGCAGCGCCGCCGGCGCGTCGCAGGAACGCGCTTCCGACCGGCAGGACGACAACGACAGCGAGGCCGCCGAAATCGCGGGCTACGTGGGTCTGGGTGCGGGCCTGCTGGGCCTGGCCGCAGGCGTAACCGCCCTGATCCGTACGCGGGGCCGCAGCAAGGCCTAG
- a CDS encoding 23S rRNA (pseudouridine(1915)-N(3))-methyltransferase RlmH: MALKVLMVGRKHEDWVVDGIRRYEKRLKKPFDLTWVPIPHSAREGDAARREESERLLAKVGSDYVILLDERGKAITSPALAQTLQRPLDSSRNVTLIIGGAYGVDSSVHDRADFIWSLSPLVFPHQLVRLILAEQVYRAQEIAGGRPYHHE; the protein is encoded by the coding sequence ATGGCATTGAAAGTTCTAATGGTCGGACGCAAGCACGAGGACTGGGTCGTGGACGGCATCCGCCGGTACGAAAAGCGGCTGAAGAAGCCCTTCGACCTGACCTGGGTGCCGATTCCGCATTCGGCACGCGAGGGGGACGCCGCCCGCCGCGAGGAATCCGAACGCCTGCTGGCGAAGGTCGGATCCGATTACGTCATCCTGCTGGACGAGCGCGGCAAGGCCATCACCTCGCCGGCACTGGCACAGACCCTGCAGCGGCCGTTGGATTCCTCGCGCAACGTCACCCTGATCATCGGCGGGGCCTACGGCGTGGACTCGAGCGTCCACGACCGCGCCGACTTCATCTGGTCCCTCTCCCCCCTGGTCTTTCCGCACCAGCTGGTCCGCCTGATCCTTGCCGAACAGGTATACCGGGCCCAGGAGATCGCCGGCGGACGCCCGTACCACCACGAATAG
- a CDS encoding patatin-like phospholipase family protein — MFESRAVVLGGGGVAGIAWEIGLLGELLDQGIDLNEADLVVGTSAGSVVGAALRFGQVAAAVAAQQGAADRTASPDYQEPDTFDGERFMNLIGAAGSGGGGEKAARARLGQVALKADTALSEDAWVGSIRSLVPYPVWPDRAFGVTAVDAEDGSFRVFDAGSGVDLALAVTASCTVPTVWPPVHIDGRAYMDGGMRSGTNADVAEGNDRILVISCGIEAPQSPFGPTLPQAIKTLEKNGQVFLIEADAYALQAFGTNMLLDSTRRPSLEAGRRQAKGIAEALRRFWEG, encoded by the coding sequence GTGTTCGAATCGCGGGCAGTGGTATTGGGTGGCGGCGGAGTTGCCGGAATTGCGTGGGAAATCGGTCTCCTGGGAGAACTGCTGGACCAGGGCATCGACCTGAACGAGGCGGATCTGGTGGTGGGGACCTCTGCGGGGTCGGTGGTCGGCGCGGCGCTGCGTTTCGGCCAGGTCGCCGCGGCGGTGGCCGCCCAGCAGGGTGCAGCGGACCGCACTGCGTCACCGGATTACCAGGAGCCCGACACGTTCGACGGCGAACGGTTTATGAACCTGATCGGCGCCGCAGGTTCCGGCGGGGGCGGAGAGAAAGCTGCCCGGGCACGGCTGGGGCAGGTGGCGCTCAAAGCTGACACTGCGCTCAGCGAAGACGCCTGGGTGGGCAGCATCCGGTCGCTGGTGCCTTATCCGGTCTGGCCGGACCGGGCCTTCGGAGTCACTGCCGTGGATGCCGAAGACGGCAGCTTCCGGGTGTTCGACGCCGGCTCCGGGGTGGATCTGGCGCTCGCGGTGACGGCCAGCTGCACGGTGCCCACGGTGTGGCCGCCGGTGCATATCGACGGCCGGGCTTACATGGACGGCGGGATGCGGTCGGGGACCAACGCCGACGTAGCCGAGGGGAACGACAGGATTTTGGTTATTTCCTGCGGCATCGAGGCACCGCAGAGCCCGTTTGGGCCAACGCTGCCGCAGGCCATAAAAACACTGGAAAAGAACGGCCAGGTGTTCCTCATCGAAGCGGATGCGTACGCACTGCAGGCCTTCGGCACCAACATGCTGCTGGATTCCACCCGCCGGCCCTCGCTGGAAGCCGGCCGGCGGCAGGCCAAGGGGATTGCCGAAGCCCTGCGGAGGTTCTGGGAGGGGTGA
- a CDS encoding GAF and ANTAR domain-containing protein, which produces MTGTGASAQDAKARPETPTGRSAVDRKSTADEVDLFLVERLQDLTLASVTVQEFLHDLSCLTAEAFSLPDSPVQCAMTLLRERKPVLAASSIAAAHSLGDIKYDFIEGPCPTAVLEQAAVHIPDLQREKRWPQYVEMLNQAGLHSVLVFPMDLESDGAATLSLYSTRPGYFDAATIKQVRDYSRRITKPLRLAARLVSGGEHSANLRAAMDSRTVIDLAVGIVMAQNRCNQDEAFNILVSASGSRNIKLRQIAEQVVASVSEAEAQTHFRQ; this is translated from the coding sequence ATGACCGGAACCGGAGCAAGTGCACAAGACGCCAAAGCTCGACCGGAAACCCCCACGGGCCGTTCCGCAGTGGACCGGAAGAGCACTGCGGACGAGGTGGACCTCTTCCTCGTCGAGCGCCTGCAGGATCTGACTCTCGCCAGCGTCACCGTCCAGGAGTTCCTCCACGATTTGTCCTGCCTGACGGCCGAGGCGTTTTCCCTCCCGGACAGCCCTGTGCAGTGCGCGATGACCCTTCTTCGGGAGCGTAAACCTGTACTTGCGGCCTCCAGCATCGCCGCCGCCCATTCCTTGGGAGACATCAAGTACGACTTCATCGAGGGACCCTGCCCCACCGCGGTCCTGGAGCAGGCCGCGGTGCACATTCCGGACCTGCAGCGGGAAAAGCGGTGGCCGCAGTACGTAGAGATGTTGAACCAGGCCGGCCTGCATTCCGTGCTCGTGTTTCCGATGGATCTGGAGTCGGACGGCGCGGCCACCCTCAGCCTTTACAGCACCCGACCGGGTTATTTCGACGCAGCGACAATAAAACAGGTTCGGGACTATTCCCGGCGCATCACCAAGCCTCTTCGCCTCGCTGCCCGTCTGGTGTCCGGCGGCGAGCACTCCGCGAACCTTCGTGCCGCGATGGATTCCCGAACGGTCATTGACCTGGCTGTCGGGATAGTCATGGCGCAGAACCGGTGCAACCAGGATGAGGCGTTCAATATTCTGGTTTCCGCTTCCGGCAGCCGGAACATAAAACTTCGGCAGATAGCCGAGCAGGTCGTGGCTTCGGTCTCGGAGGCCGAAGCACAGACGCATTTCCGGCAGTAG
- a CDS encoding pyridoxamine 5'-phosphate oxidase family protein, whose amino-acid sequence MASEQDGRDTVVKILEKAKIATLTTVDLQGNLVSRPLQLQEADADGNLWFFTPDPSPKADEVRANPHVNVAINDSEGFLSISGTATLTKDQGKISSLWKTSVEGWFEKGREDPSVALLKVDSHTAEYWASDEPKVASLFKIGKAAVTGGTPDIGKNDVVDL is encoded by the coding sequence ATGGCATCAGAGCAGGATGGACGCGACACCGTCGTCAAGATTCTCGAAAAGGCCAAGATCGCCACGCTGACCACTGTGGACCTGCAGGGCAACCTGGTCAGCCGGCCCCTGCAGCTGCAGGAGGCCGATGCGGACGGCAACCTGTGGTTCTTCACTCCGGACCCCTCCCCCAAGGCCGACGAGGTCCGTGCGAATCCGCACGTGAATGTGGCCATCAACGACTCCGAGGGCTTCCTGTCCATCAGCGGCACCGCCACGCTGACAAAGGATCAGGGCAAGATCTCCTCCCTGTGGAAGACCTCCGTGGAGGGCTGGTTCGAGAAGGGCCGCGAAGACCCCTCCGTGGCGCTGCTGAAGGTGGACTCCCACACTGCCGAGTACTGGGCGTCGGATGAACCCAAGGTCGCCAGCCTGTTCAAGATCGGCAAGGCCGCGGTGACCGGCGGCACCCCCGACATCGGCAAGAACGACGTCGTCGACCTTTAG
- the tadA gene encoding tRNA adenosine(34) deaminase TadA codes for MESLSRTHEAWMDLALSEARKALQTGDVPIGAVVLGPDGEVLGTGRNEREATGDPTGHAEVLAIRAAAAAVGEWRLEGCTLVVTLEPCAMCAGAIVLARVPRVVFGAWDEKAGASGSVFDILRERRLNHWVEVFPGVREEESARLLRDFFGSKRNS; via the coding sequence ATGGAGTCCCTTTCCCGAACACATGAGGCCTGGATGGACCTTGCCCTGTCCGAGGCACGTAAGGCACTGCAGACCGGCGACGTGCCGATTGGCGCCGTCGTCCTGGGGCCCGACGGCGAGGTGCTGGGAACCGGGCGCAACGAGCGTGAGGCCACGGGGGATCCCACGGGCCATGCCGAGGTCCTGGCCATCCGGGCGGCCGCGGCTGCAGTCGGGGAATGGCGGCTGGAAGGCTGCACCCTCGTGGTGACACTGGAACCCTGTGCAATGTGCGCAGGTGCGATAGTCCTTGCGCGGGTGCCCCGGGTGGTCTTCGGAGCCTGGGACGAGAAGGCCGGCGCGTCCGGCTCTGTGTTCGACATCCTGCGCGAGCGTCGCCTGAATCACTGGGTGGAGGTTTTTCCCGGGGTCCGCGAGGAGGAATCGGCCCGCCTGCTGCGGGACTTCTTCGGCTCAAAGCGCAACTCCTAA
- the upp gene encoding uracil phosphoribosyltransferase, with product MRVLVVDHPLVAHKLTVLRDKDTPSPIFRQLTEELVTLLAYEATRTVHVEPVPIETPVTSAVGTGLVKPTPLVVPILRAGLGMLEGMTRLVPTAEVGFLGMARNEETLEAITYAERLPDDLTGRQVFVLDPMLATGGTLREAIKFMFQRGAAEVICICLLAAPEGLSVLKEELQDANVTIVLASIDERLDENAYIVPGLGDAGDRLYGIV from the coding sequence ATGCGCGTACTTGTAGTGGATCACCCCCTCGTTGCCCACAAACTCACCGTTCTCCGCGACAAGGACACCCCGTCACCGATCTTCCGGCAGTTGACGGAAGAACTGGTTACCCTGCTGGCCTACGAAGCCACCCGGACCGTCCACGTGGAGCCGGTTCCGATCGAGACTCCCGTCACCTCCGCCGTCGGCACGGGTCTGGTCAAGCCGACCCCGCTGGTCGTCCCCATCCTGCGTGCCGGTCTCGGCATGCTCGAAGGCATGACCCGCCTGGTCCCCACCGCCGAGGTCGGATTCCTGGGCATGGCCCGGAATGAAGAAACACTCGAAGCAATCACCTACGCCGAGCGTCTTCCGGATGACCTCACCGGCCGTCAGGTCTTCGTCCTGGATCCGATGCTGGCCACCGGCGGCACCCTGCGCGAAGCCATCAAGTTCATGTTCCAGCGAGGCGCGGCGGAGGTCATCTGCATCTGCCTGCTCGCCGCTCCGGAAGGACTCTCGGTGCTGAAGGAAGAGCTGCAGGACGCCAACGTCACCATCGTGCTGGCCTCCATTGACGAGCGCCTCGACGAGAACGCCTACATTGTTCCGGGCCTGGGTGACGCCGGCGACCGGCTCTACGGCATCGTCTAA
- a CDS encoding winged helix-turn-helix domain-containing protein has translation MSVASGYVHISLRNAQNRAGSGSQRQPAAGRSYGVQPFGNQSYALQAANGSGERPLRAVTGQEANPMTAPMSVVTPNGIPGPQAVSSDTAARGFVIYVGLDEDTAAANGTSLSKLAQEIRAHVQTLVPCAQSHAAVALAPAGASGSDIDVVRQALGDPTVARRQPAPQPVPAPAAAIRPSGVLIDLSRREVHLDGDTLNLTFKEFELLNYLVENASRTVGREELLAGLWRNAEEVPNERTIDVHIRRLRSKLGRLANTVRTVRGQGYRFYEHPEVVVWAAPEYSI, from the coding sequence ATGTCAGTAGCATCCGGTTACGTCCACATCTCACTGCGCAACGCGCAGAACCGCGCCGGATCAGGTTCCCAGCGCCAGCCCGCAGCCGGCCGCTCCTACGGTGTCCAGCCGTTCGGGAACCAGTCCTATGCACTTCAGGCCGCCAACGGAAGCGGAGAGCGTCCGCTCCGCGCCGTTACCGGCCAGGAGGCCAACCCCATGACCGCCCCCATGTCGGTGGTCACACCCAATGGCATCCCCGGACCGCAGGCGGTCAGCAGTGACACCGCTGCCCGAGGGTTCGTTATTTATGTGGGCCTCGATGAGGACACCGCAGCGGCCAACGGCACGTCCCTGAGCAAGCTGGCACAGGAGATCCGGGCACATGTCCAGACCCTCGTACCGTGCGCCCAGAGCCACGCAGCGGTGGCCCTTGCCCCCGCCGGCGCCAGCGGCTCGGACATTGACGTGGTCCGGCAGGCGCTGGGGGACCCCACCGTCGCCCGGCGGCAGCCCGCGCCCCAGCCGGTGCCGGCACCCGCCGCTGCCATCCGCCCCTCCGGCGTCCTGATCGACCTGTCCCGCCGCGAGGTGCACCTTGACGGGGACACGCTGAACCTGACGTTCAAGGAATTTGAGCTCCTGAACTACCTGGTCGAGAACGCCAGCAGGACCGTCGGGCGTGAAGAGCTGCTGGCGGGACTGTGGCGCAACGCCGAAGAGGTGCCCAACGAGCGCACCATCGATGTCCACATCCGGCGCCTGCGCTCCAAGCTGGGCCGGCTTGCCAACACCGTCCGCACGGTCCGCGGCCAGGGGTACCGCTTCTATGAGCACCCCGAGGTAGTTGTCTGGGCCGCGCCGGAATACAGCATCTAG
- a CDS encoding histidine phosphatase family protein gives MTGHHLKTLQLLRHAKADWPRDVADHERPLSGRGHRDAPLAGEWMREHGTIPDFILCSSALRARQTCTWVCKELGDKAPTAKLEDRLYAASPEQILSLINHVPDTVTSLLVIAHLPGVQDLAMRLASADSDEGAVMEMATRYPTSGLTVMEHALPWAELDGRDARITDFVVRRA, from the coding sequence ATGACCGGCCACCACCTCAAAACACTCCAGCTCCTGCGCCATGCCAAGGCGGACTGGCCGCGCGACGTGGCAGACCACGAGCGGCCGCTCTCCGGCCGCGGGCACCGGGATGCACCGCTGGCCGGGGAATGGATGCGCGAGCACGGGACGATTCCCGACTTCATCCTGTGCTCCTCGGCCCTTCGCGCCCGGCAGACCTGCACCTGGGTCTGCAAGGAACTGGGGGACAAAGCGCCCACCGCCAAGCTCGAAGACCGGCTGTACGCCGCCTCGCCGGAACAGATCCTCAGCCTCATCAACCACGTGCCGGACACTGTCACCAGCCTGCTCGTTATTGCCCATCTTCCGGGGGTCCAGGACCTGGCCATGCGCCTGGCCTCGGCCGACTCGGATGAAGGCGCCGTGATGGAGATGGCCACCCGGTATCCGACGTCGGGCCTCACCGTCATGGAGCACGCACTGCCGTGGGCCGAACTGGACGGCCGCGACGCGAGGATCACCGACTTCGTGGTGCGCCGGGCCTAG
- a CDS encoding NAD(P)/FAD-dependent oxidoreductase: protein MTETLQTDVVVIGAGAVGENAADRVVRGGLSAVLVEAALVGGECSYWACMPSKALLRPGTVLKEAQSLAGSREAVTGRLDTSAVLERRTSFTSNWDDAGQAEWVAGAGIELVRGRARLTGEREVEVATTDGRSVHISARHTVVLATGSTPSTPPIDGLDTVDYWGTRDATSATEIPGRLVVIGGGVSGVELSQAYARLGAKVTLLARGSILKSFPEPARALVEEGLKESGVDVRTSASPSSVRKSDDGGVEVGLDGGGTVAGDRLLVSTGRRPALDGLGLEGLGLDPHRLDIDDTGRVAGAGGWLYAVGDAAGKVLLTHQGKYEARATGDAIAARARQEPGSADPAAWSRYTATADHSAVPQVVFTDPELAMVGRTLEQARADGINASETSLEIAVAGSSLYADNYRGWAQMVVDEDRRTLVGMTFAGPGVSELLHAATIAVTGEIPLDRLWHAVPAYPTISEVWLRLLEKYGL, encoded by the coding sequence ATGACTGAGACCCTGCAGACCGACGTCGTTGTCATTGGTGCGGGCGCCGTGGGCGAGAACGCCGCGGACCGTGTGGTCCGGGGCGGGCTCTCCGCCGTCCTCGTGGAAGCGGCCCTGGTGGGCGGTGAATGCTCCTACTGGGCCTGCATGCCGTCCAAGGCCCTGCTGCGGCCCGGCACCGTCCTGAAGGAGGCACAGTCGCTGGCGGGTTCACGCGAAGCCGTCACCGGCAGGTTGGACACTTCCGCCGTCCTGGAACGGCGGACGTCGTTTACCTCAAACTGGGACGACGCCGGCCAGGCCGAGTGGGTCGCAGGGGCCGGCATTGAACTGGTCCGCGGACGGGCCCGGCTCACCGGTGAACGCGAGGTGGAAGTGGCCACCACTGACGGCCGGAGCGTGCACATTTCCGCGCGGCACACCGTCGTCCTCGCCACCGGCTCCACGCCATCCACTCCCCCGATCGACGGCCTGGACACCGTGGATTACTGGGGCACCCGCGACGCCACGTCCGCCACCGAAATTCCCGGCCGGCTGGTGGTGATCGGCGGCGGAGTCTCCGGCGTCGAACTGTCCCAGGCCTATGCCCGGCTTGGCGCGAAAGTCACCCTGCTCGCCCGCGGTTCCATCCTGAAGTCCTTCCCGGAACCCGCCCGCGCCCTGGTGGAGGAAGGATTGAAGGAGAGCGGCGTGGACGTGCGCACGTCCGCCTCCCCCTCGTCGGTGCGGAAGTCCGACGACGGCGGTGTGGAGGTGGGCCTCGACGGCGGCGGCACGGTGGCCGGGGACCGGCTGCTGGTCTCCACCGGACGCCGGCCCGCCCTGGACGGACTGGGGCTGGAGGGCCTGGGACTGGATCCGCATCGACTGGACATCGACGATACGGGGCGCGTGGCCGGCGCGGGCGGCTGGCTCTATGCCGTCGGGGACGCCGCCGGGAAGGTCCTGCTCACCCATCAGGGCAAGTACGAGGCCCGGGCCACGGGGGACGCGATTGCCGCACGGGCACGGCAGGAACCCGGCAGTGCGGATCCGGCCGCCTGGAGCCGCTACACGGCCACGGCAGACCATTCCGCGGTGCCGCAGGTGGTGTTTACCGATCCGGAACTGGCCATGGTCGGAAGGACCCTCGAGCAGGCCCGGGCGGATGGCATCAACGCATCCGAGACGTCCCTGGAGATCGCCGTCGCCGGGTCCTCGCTGTATGCGGACAACTACCGCGGCTGGGCGCAGATGGTGGTGGACGAGGACCGCCGCACATTGGTGGGGATGACCTTTGCCGGTCCCGGGGTCTCCGAACTGCTGCATGCGGCAACCATTGCGGTTACCGGGGAGATCCCGCTGGACCGGCTCTGGCATGCGGTGCCCGCCTACCCCACGATCAGCGAAGTATGGCTGCGACTGCTGGAGAAATACGGGCTGTAG
- a CDS encoding phosphoenolpyruvate carboxykinase (GTP), which produces MGDDARQLVLDENGDKAASQPQHSTTGGTAAPTTHQALLAWVKDVAELTQPERVYWVDGSVEENRILTDELVDAGTLVRLNPETFPNSFAAFSDPKDVARVEEQTFICSEKREDAGFTNNWMDPGEMRSKLNGLFAGSMRGRTMYVVPFVMGHLDAEDPKFGVEITDSAYVVASMRIMANIGTDVLRKMEELDAFFVPALHSVGYPLADGADDVPWPCSDDKWIVHFPEDRSIWSYGSGYGGNALLGKKCYALRIASIMARDEGWLAEHMLILKLTSPERKDYYVAAAFPSACGKTNLALLDPTIDGWKVETLGDDITWMRFGKEGELRAVNPEAGLFGVAPGTGWSTNPNAMRAIAKGNSIFTNVALTEDGGVWWEGMTDDAPAQLTDWLGQEWTPDAGRPAAHPNSRFCTPIDQIDMLADEYHSPNGVPVSAILFGGRRKTTVPLVTEARDWASGIFMGSTLSSETTAAAAGQVGVVRRDPMAMLPFIGYDAGDYLRHWIELSGKANQDLLPKIFLVNWFRRTADGGFAWPGFGDNARVLKWVIERLEGTAGAVETPIGFVPTGESIDLTGLDMTPEDVEQAVRVDPQEWATELDGIDEWYARFGSTLPRELKDRLAELKERFATV; this is translated from the coding sequence ATGGGCGATGACGCGCGTCAGCTAGTTCTCGACGAGAACGGCGACAAAGCTGCAAGCCAGCCGCAGCACAGCACCACCGGGGGGACAGCTGCCCCCACCACCCACCAGGCCCTCCTTGCATGGGTGAAAGACGTTGCCGAGCTGACGCAGCCTGAGCGCGTGTATTGGGTTGACGGGTCCGTAGAGGAAAACCGGATCCTCACCGATGAACTCGTGGATGCCGGCACCCTGGTGCGGCTCAACCCCGAAACCTTCCCGAATTCCTTCGCTGCCTTCTCAGACCCCAAGGACGTTGCCCGGGTCGAAGAGCAGACGTTCATCTGCTCCGAGAAACGCGAGGACGCCGGCTTCACCAACAACTGGATGGACCCGGGTGAGATGCGGTCCAAGCTCAACGGACTGTTCGCCGGGTCCATGCGTGGCCGCACCATGTACGTCGTCCCCTTCGTTATGGGCCACCTCGACGCGGAGGACCCGAAGTTCGGCGTCGAAATCACCGACAGCGCGTATGTGGTTGCCTCCATGCGGATCATGGCCAACATCGGTACCGATGTACTGCGCAAGATGGAGGAACTGGACGCATTCTTCGTTCCCGCCCTTCACTCCGTGGGCTACCCGTTGGCCGACGGCGCAGACGATGTGCCCTGGCCCTGCAGTGATGACAAGTGGATCGTGCACTTCCCCGAGGACCGGTCCATCTGGTCCTACGGCTCCGGCTACGGCGGCAACGCCCTGCTGGGCAAGAAATGCTATGCCTTGCGCATCGCGTCCATCATGGCCCGGGACGAGGGCTGGCTGGCCGAGCACATGCTCATCCTTAAGCTCACCAGCCCGGAGCGGAAGGACTACTACGTCGCCGCTGCGTTCCCGTCCGCCTGCGGCAAGACCAACCTCGCCCTCCTCGATCCGACCATCGACGGCTGGAAGGTCGAAACCCTGGGCGACGACATCACATGGATGCGGTTCGGCAAGGAAGGCGAACTGCGCGCGGTAAACCCGGAGGCGGGACTCTTCGGTGTCGCCCCCGGCACCGGCTGGAGCACCAACCCCAACGCCATGCGCGCCATCGCCAAGGGCAACTCCATCTTCACCAATGTGGCGCTCACCGAAGACGGCGGCGTCTGGTGGGAAGGCATGACGGACGACGCCCCGGCGCAGCTCACGGACTGGCTCGGCCAGGAATGGACCCCCGACGCCGGCCGCCCGGCCGCGCATCCGAATTCGCGCTTCTGCACCCCGATCGACCAGATCGACATGCTGGCCGACGAGTACCACTCCCCGAACGGCGTCCCCGTCTCCGCCATCCTGTTCGGCGGCCGGCGCAAGACCACCGTTCCCCTGGTGACCGAGGCCCGTGACTGGGCCAGCGGCATCTTCATGGGCTCCACCCTGTCCTCCGAGACCACCGCCGCCGCCGCGGGCCAGGTGGGTGTGGTCCGGCGCGATCCGATGGCCATGCTGCCGTTCATCGGGTATGACGCCGGCGACTACCTGCGGCACTGGATCGAACTCAGCGGCAAGGCCAACCAGGACCTGCTGCCGAAGATCTTCCTGGTGAACTGGTTCCGCCGCACCGCCGACGGCGGATTCGCCTGGCCGGGCTTCGGCGACAACGCCCGGGTGCTCAAATGGGTCATCGAACGGCTGGAAGGCACGGCCGGCGCGGTGGAAACCCCCATCGGCTTCGTCCCCACGGGTGAGTCCATCGACCTGACCGGCCTGGACATGACTCCCGAGGACGTGGAGCAGGCGGTCCGGGTGGATCCGCAGGAATGGGCCACGGAGCTGGACGGTATCGACGAGTGGTACGCCCGCTTCGGCTCCACCCTGCCGCGGGAACTCAAGGACCGGCTGGCGGAACTGAAGGAACGCTTCGCGACCGTCTAG
- a CDS encoding phosphomannomutase/phosphoglucomutase, with product MNNAFDLSASFKAYDVRGVVGETITPQIVEAVGAAFVDVQGLSGQTVLVGGDMRPSSPEFIRDFARGATARGADVLLLDLISTDELYYACGVLNAAGVTFTASHNPAQYNGIKMAKAGAVPISSETGLKEIQALAEQYLNDGAIPAAEAQGSISVRDVLADYSGYLRSLVDLSGIRPLKVVVDAGNGMAGMTTPAVLGNTILPELPLDIVPLYFELDGSFPNHPANPLEPENLRDLQAAVVEHGADIGLAFDGDADRCFVIDEKGEPVSPSAVTALVARREIARAKAAGEETPVIIHNLITSRAVPELVAHDGGRAVRTRVGHSFIKAVMASEGAVFGGEHSAHYYFRDFYNADTGMLAAMHVLAALGEQTRALSDLAREYEPYFSSGEVNSRVEDVPAAVARVRAEFEREGVTVDALDGVTFTSNDGTWWFNLRASNTEPFLRLNAEAEDLPTMERIRDHVLTLVRK from the coding sequence GTGAACAATGCATTCGACCTCTCCGCGTCCTTCAAGGCCTACGACGTCCGCGGCGTCGTAGGCGAGACCATCACCCCGCAGATCGTCGAGGCCGTAGGGGCCGCGTTTGTAGACGTTCAGGGACTGTCCGGCCAGACTGTCCTGGTGGGCGGTGACATGCGGCCGTCCTCCCCCGAGTTCATCCGCGACTTCGCCCGCGGTGCCACTGCCCGGGGCGCTGACGTCCTGCTGCTGGACCTAATCTCCACCGACGAGCTCTACTACGCGTGTGGTGTGCTCAATGCCGCCGGCGTGACGTTCACCGCAAGCCACAACCCGGCCCAGTACAACGGGATCAAGATGGCCAAGGCCGGCGCGGTCCCCATTTCCTCCGAGACCGGGCTGAAGGAAATCCAGGCGCTCGCCGAGCAGTACCTCAACGACGGTGCCATCCCCGCCGCGGAGGCTCAGGGGTCGATCTCCGTCCGGGACGTCCTGGCCGACTACTCCGGCTACCTGCGCAGCCTGGTGGACCTGTCCGGAATCCGCCCGTTGAAGGTAGTGGTGGATGCAGGCAACGGCATGGCCGGCATGACCACCCCCGCGGTGCTGGGCAACACCATCCTGCCCGAGCTGCCGCTGGACATTGTTCCGCTCTACTTCGAACTGGACGGGTCCTTCCCGAACCACCCGGCCAACCCCCTGGAGCCGGAAAACCTGCGCGACCTGCAGGCCGCCGTCGTCGAGCACGGCGCGGACATCGGCCTGGCCTTCGACGGCGACGCCGACCGCTGCTTCGTCATCGACGAAAAGGGCGAACCGGTCAGCCCCTCCGCCGTCACCGCACTGGTGGCCCGCCGCGAGATCGCCCGCGCCAAGGCGGCCGGCGAAGAGACACCCGTGATCATCCACAACCTGATCACCTCCCGCGCCGTACCCGAACTGGTGGCGCACGACGGCGGCCGCGCGGTCCGTACCCGCGTGGGCCATTCCTTCATCAAGGCCGTAATGGCCAGCGAAGGAGCCGTCTTCGGCGGCGAGCACTCCGCGCACTACTACTTCCGCGACTTCTACAACGCCGACACCGGCATGCTTGCCGCCATGCACGTGCTCGCCGCACTGGGTGAGCAGACCCGCGCCCTCTCGGACCTGGCCCGAGAGTATGAGCCGTATTTCTCCTCCGGCGAGGTGAACTCCCGAGTGGAGGACGTCCCGGCCGCCGTCGCACGCGTCCGCGCCGAGTTCGAGCGCGAAGGCGTCACCGTCGACGCACTCGACGGTGTGACGTTCACGTCCAACGACGGCACGTGGTGGTTCAACCTCCGTGCCTCCAACACCGAACCCTTCCTGCGGCTGAACGCCGAGGCAGAGGACCTGCCCACCATGGAGCGCATCCGCGACCACGTACTGACACTAGTAAGGAAATAA